The Coffea arabica cultivar ET-39 chromosome 8e, Coffea Arabica ET-39 HiFi, whole genome shotgun sequence genome window below encodes:
- the LOC113703149 gene encoding uncharacterized protein: MASSRINDDRSNRSAAFRAVLEGKRRSVENFRSFWKEESVKPLVKCGDTVLHFLAIHGNAAAFELLLQDGLVTSETLKAKNVNGDTALHEAARFGHKDVAEIMLRTENDLVSESNKLGETPLFVAAACGKKEVFSLLEKHIGDCMMRRNDGWHISDCMMRRNDGCTILHAAVIGECYSLAIGILESYPDLAGKRNEKGKTALHILAAKPESFRSGSAFTLKDLGRKSLIPLHILRPIIYSCIPVLYKELRPVHIAEEPSNSASIHKLNRSRFVKFILGNPLLKEIDDAKQRHAVALMLAQRLIRREYWSHYVHTEDKDLEGSQFGISSEQKNRMPDPLIQTTRLGIIEVAQEILSVYPEAVCTVDEKGRNILQIAVEEKKWLLYDYLMTSGIHKDRMLSAIDYKGNSIIHLAASLGSPPSTPHGFMHQMMWDVLWFKRVQYDCYPYLWQLQNSEGKTAEQVFETNHASVREKAEKTVRELANTVLIVSVLIGTINFAAIFTVPGGFDQESGEPIFLKKRHWEFSLLMYYLAGGLFSSLFTMGTLLVIIFMRFETEDFYVSLPFYYVLDVISIFYSAGFTITACCQALIVLKVVITNFRPLVLLFFIFGMVALVLLETSYVIFDYMYYLIRYSLSYRGQES, from the exons ATGGCAAGCTCAAGAATCAACGATGATCGCAGCAATCGATCTGCTGCTTTTAGAGCAGTCTTAGAGGGGAAAAGACGGTCAGTAGAAAACTTTCGCAGTTTCTGGAAGGAAGAAAGTGTGAAACCACTTGTTAAATGTGGTGATACTGTTCTCCATTTTCTGGCCATTCACGGAAATGCGGCTGCCTTCGAATTACTTCTCCAAGATGGTCTTGTGACTAGTGAAACTCTGAAGGCAAAGAATGTCAATGGCGACACTGCATTGCATGAAGCTGCAAGATTTGGCCACAAGGATGTTGCAGAGATCATGTTAAGGACAGAAAACGATTTAGTGTCTGAGAGCAACAAACTGGGTGAAACCCCTCTTTTTGTGGCTGCGGCATGTGGGAAAAAGGAAGTTTTCTCACTCCTGGAAAAGCATATCGGTGATTGTATGATGAGGAGGAATGACGGATGGCATATTAGTGATTGTATGATGAGGAGGAATGACGGATGCACAATCCTTCATGCTGCTGTAATTGGAGAATGTTACA GTTTGGCAATTGGCATATTGGAGTCGTATCCTGATCTTGCTGGCAAAcgtaatgaaaaaggaaaaactgcTTTACATATTTTGGCTGCAAAACCAGAGTCCTTCCGGAGTGGTTCTGCATTTACGCTCAAAGATCTTGGGAGGAAGTCCCTCATTCCTCTGCATATACTCCGACCTATAATCTATTCTT GTATTCCAGTCTTGTACAAGGAATTGCGACCTGTCCATATTGCTGAAGAACCAAGCAATTCAGCttccattcataaattgaaCAGATCTCGCTTTGTCAAGTTTATCTTGG GTAATCCTTTGCTTAAAGAAATTGATGATGCAAAGCAAAGACATGCAGTTGCACTAATGCTTGCACAAAGGTTAATCAGAAGAGAATATTGGAGCCACTATGTGCATACAGAGGACAAAGATCTTGAAGGCAGCCAGTTTGGGATATCATCAGAACAGAAAAATAGGATGCCAGATCCACTAATACAAACAACGAGACTTGGCATCATTGAGGTAGCTCAGGAAATCCTGAGTGTCTACCCTGAAGCTGTGTGTACCGTCGATGAGAAAGGAAGGAATATACTGCAAATTGCAGTGGAGGAGAAAAAATGGTTATTGTACGACTACTTGATGACTAGTGGCATTCACAAGGATAGGATGCTAAGTGCTATTGATTATAAAGGAAATAGCATTATACATCTCGCAGCAAGCCTGGGATCCCCTCCCAGCACCCCCCATGGATTTATGCACCAAATGATGTGGGATGTCCTCTGGTTTAAG CGAGTGCAGTATGACTGTTATCCATATCTCTGGCAACTACAAAATTCTGAGGGGAAGACAGCAGAACAAGTATTCGAGACGAACCATGCAAGTGTACGCGAAAAGGCTGAGAAAACTGTGAGAGAACTGGCCAACACTGTGTTGATTGTGTCTGTCCTCATTGGTACCATAAACTTTGCTGCAATTTTTACTGTACCTGGAGGTTTCGATCAAGAGAGTGGAGAGCCCATTTTTCTTAAGAAGCGGCACTGGGAATTCAGCTTGTTGATGTACTACTTAGCTGGAGGGCTGTTCTCCTCTCTGTTCACCATGGGAACTCTGCTTGTGATTATCTTTATGCGATTTGAAACTGAGGATTTTTATGTTTCCCTGCCCTTCTACTATGTGCTCGACGTTATTTCCATCTTCTACTCCGCGGGCTTCACAATCACAGCATGTTGCCAAGCATTAATAGTGCTGAAAGTCGTGATTACCAACTTCAGACCCCTCGTGCTGCTCTTCTTTATATTTGGTATGGTGGCCCTTGTGCTCCTGGAAACATCATATGTGATATTCGACTATATGTATTATCTGATTCGTTATTCACTTTCTTATAGAGGGCAAGAATCTTAA